A stretch of Salvelinus alpinus chromosome 4, SLU_Salpinus.1, whole genome shotgun sequence DNA encodes these proteins:
- the LOC139573055 gene encoding ATP-dependent translocase ABCB1-like isoform X6 has protein sequence MGREDGDMPDSLPTIPEEIFAKGYPNLAFHEDTKPQERMTEGQPTVDTERKPKKGLGRKKKEPAKAVGFFQLFRYATGCEVLLMIIGLLCAALHGIALPLMCVVFGQMTDSFVQSGQQLNLTANFTVEEISALLNSTDGCIQIPGVDIQALMTRHAYYFIGIGCAVFLLGTFQVMLFLLTATKQTKRIREKYFHAILHQQMSWFDTHQIGVLNVRLTDDINTINEGLGDKICVFVQFFCTFLSGFIIGFIFGWKLTLVILAVSPLLAGSAAVWSKILATLTSKELSAYAKAGAVAEEILVAIRTVVAFNGQKKAVERYENNLEDAKNFGIKKAITTNVAMGFTQFVIFGTYALAFWYGTKLSVDEPENYTIGKTITVFFSVMIGSFSLGQGAPNLEAIAKARGAAYEVYNTIDQPRPIDSSSKEGHKPDCVKGDIEFKNIHFSYPSRKDVKILQGVNLTVPRGKTIALVGASGCGKSTTIQLLQRFYDPDSGEITLDGRDIRTLNVKWLRENMGIVSQEPVLFGTTIAENIRYGREDATDEDIERAVREANAYDFISKLPDKLNTMVGERGAQLSGGQKQRIAIARALVKNPKILLLDEATSALDTQSESVVQAALDKARAGRTTIVIAHRLSTIRTADVIAGFSNGEVVEQGTHRELMAKKGVYYSLVMQQSQGKPEEDEEDPVEEDNPPKYEDLDDVLYDSSDMDELEVVNEEGIENGGFERNSISSGRVEMKPTRRKSKKSKKDKKKEKKPEEAPDIPFTRILALNKPEWPYMLVGTLSSLVGGAVYPCVAIIFAKIIGVFSEVDPEVKRQKTMMFSLLFLLIGGVAFVTYFLKGYMFGKSGELLTMRLRRQVFHAMMRQEIGWFDDNNNAVGVLTTRLATDASLVKGATGSRLGLATNTVCALTIAIVVAFIHSWQLTLLILACVPFLIGANIIQMRATAGHASKDQGALEQSGKISTETVENFKTVVGLTREDVFFHKFMDSLERPYHVFSVIIFAAMNIGESASFAPDFAKAKAAAGRILGLLEKKPEIDIYSEEGEKPTDFVGDIEFRGIHFAYPTRQNVKVLQGLSVSVGPGQTLALVGESGCGKSTSIQLLERFYSPAEGQVLVDGLDTKSLNLSWLRSQLGLVSQEPILFDCSISENIQYGDNSREVSQDEIEEAAKNANIHDFIMGLPEKYNTRVGDKGTQMSGGQKQRIAIARALVRQPKVLLLDEATSALDTESEKIVQQALDAARQGRTCIVIAHRLSTIQNADQIAVIQYGQVTEQGTHTDLMAKGGAYYALVNAQVTH, from the exons atggggagagaggatggggacaTGCCAGACTCTCTACCAACCATCCCTGAGG AGATATTTGCAAAAGGCTACCCCAACCTGGCCTTCCATGAGGATACGAAGCCTCAGGAGCGGATGACAGAGGGGCAGCCAACTGTTGACACGGAGCGCAAGCCAAAGAAGGGCCTCGG AAGGAAGAAAAAAGAACCAGCAAAAGCAGTGGGATTTTTCCAGTTG TTCCGCTATGCTACTGGGTGTGAGGTGCTCCTAATGATAATCGGCCTGCTATGTGCTGCTCTCCACGGGATAGCCCTGCCCCTTATGTGTGTTGTGTTTGGACAGATGACCGACAGCTTTGTACAAAGTGGACAGCAGCTCAACCTTACAG CCAATTTCACTGTGGAGGAGATCAGCGCTTTATTGAACTCAACTGACGGATGTATTCAAATTCCTGGAGTGGATATACAGGCTCTAATGACTCG ACATGCCTATTACTTCATCGGGATCGGTTGTGCTGTGTTCCTGCTGGGGACCTTTCAGGTGATGTTGTTCTTGCTGACAgccaccaaacagaccaaacggATCCGGGAGAAATACTTCCATGCCATCCTCCACCAACAGATGTCCTGGTTTGATACACACCAGATAGGAGTTCTCAACGTCAGGTTGACAGA TGACATCAACACAATCAACGAAGGCCTTGGAGACAAGATCTGTGTGTTCGTGCAGTTCTTCTGCACCTTCTTGTCAGGGTTCATCATTGGTTTCATCTTCGGCTGGAAGCTGACACTCGTCATCCTGGCCGTCAGTCCTCTCCTGGCAGGATCAGCTGCCGTCTGGTCCAAA ATACTTGCCACCCTGACCAGTAAGGAGCTGTCTGCCTATGCCAAAGCAGGGGCGGTAGCTGAAGAGATACTGGTGGCTATCAGGACAGTTGTGGCTTTCAATGGGCAGAAGAAAGCTGTGGAAAG GTATGAAAACAACTTGGAGGATGCTAAGAACTTTGGAATAAAGAAGGCCATCACCACTAACGTGGCCATGGGCTTCACCCAGTTTGTCATATTTGGGACGTACGCCTTGGCTTTCTGGTACGGGACCAAGCTCTCTGTAGACGAGCCTGAAAACTACACCATTGGAAAAACCATTACA GTCTTCTTCTCAGTGATGATTGGGTCGTTCTCTTTGGGCCAGGGTGCGCCTAACTTGGAAGCCATCGCCAAAGCCCGGGGTGCTGCCTATGAAGTCTACAATACCATTGACCAG CCGCGGCCCATAGACAGCAGTTCAAAGGAAGGTCACAAACCAGACTGTGTGAAAGGAGACATTGAATTCAAGAACATCCACTTCAGCTACCCCTCCAGGAAAGATGTCAAA ATTCTTCAGGGAGTGAATCTGACAGTGCCTCGTGGGAAGACCATAGCTCTGGTTGGAGCCAGTGGATGTGGGAAGAGCACCACCATTCAGCTGCTGCAGCGCTTTTATGATCCAGACTCAGGAGAG ATTACCCTGGATGGTCGGGACATCCGGACCCTGAATGTGAAGTGGCTGAGGGAGAATATGGGTATCGTCAGTCAGGAACCTGTGCTATTCGGAACAACCATCGCAGAAAACATCCGCTATGGCAGAGAGGATGCCACAGATGAGGACATCGAACGGGCCGTGAGAGAGGCCAACGCATACGACTTCATCTCCAAACTCCCCGAT AAGCTGAACACCATGGTGGGGGAGCGGGGAGCCCAGCTCAGTGGAGGACAGAAGCAGAGGATAGCTATAgcccgggccctggtcaaaaacccGAAGATCCTCCTGCTGGACGAGGCCACATCCGCCCTGGACACCCAGAGTGAGTCGGTTGTCCAGGCCGCTCTGGATAAG GCCAGGGCAGGCCGCACCACGATAGTGATCGCCCACCGCCTGTCCACCATCAGAACAGCTGACGTGATCGCTGGCTTCAGCAACGGAGAGGTGGTGGAGCAGGGAACACACAGGGAACTCATGGCCAAGAAGGGGGTCTACTACTCTCTGGTCATGCAGCAG AGTCAAGGGAAGccagaggaagatgaagaggacCCTGTGGAAGAGGATAACCCTCCTAAATATGAGGATCTAGATGATGTCCTATATGACTCATCTGACATGGATGAGCTGGAAGTGGTAAACGAGGAAGGAATAGAAAACGGCGGCTTTGAAAGGAACTCAATCAGCAGTGGCCGTGTGGAAATGAAACCGACCAGGAGGAAATCTAAGAAGTCCAAGAAAGACAAGAAG AAGGAAAAGAAACCAGAGGAAGCTCCAGACATCCCCTTCACCAGAATCCTGGCCTTGAACAAGCCCGAGTGGCCGTACATGTTGGTAGGAACCCTGTCTAGCTTGGTGGGGGGAGCCGTTTATCCCTGTGTCGCCATCATCTTCGCCAAGATCATTGGA GTGTTTTCCGAGGTTGACCCGGAAGTCAAACGACAGAAAACCATGATGTTTTCCCTGCTCTTCCTTCTCATCGGAGGAGTGGCTTTTGTCACCTACTTCCTAAAG GGTTACATGTTTGGAAAATCAGGAGAGCTTCTTACCATGAGGCTGAGGAGGCAGGTATTCCATGCCATGATGAGACAG GAGATTGGATGGTTTGATGACAACAACAATGCAGTGGGAGTTCTAACCACCAGATTGGCCACAGATGCATCTCTGGTTAAAGGG GCGACTGGGTCTAGGTTGGGTCTGGCCACCAACACAGTCTGTGCTCTCACCATCGCCATTGTGGTGGCCTTCATCCACAGCTGGCAGCTCACCCTCCTCATCCTCGCCTGTGTGCCCTTCCTCATTGGAGCCAACATCATTCAGATGAGGGCCACGGCAGGCCACGCCTCCAAAGACCAGGGTGCCCTGGAGCAGTCTGGGAAG ATATCTACTGAGACCGTTGAAAACTTCAAGACAGTAGTTGGATTGACACGGGAGGACGTCTTCTTTCACAAGTTCATGGACAGTCTAGAAAGACCATACCA TGTGTTTTCTGTCATCATATTTGCTGCCATGAACATAGGAGAATCAGCATCTTTTGCTCCTGACTTTGCCAAAGCGAAAGCAGCTGCAGGGAGAATTCTTGGCTTGTTGGAGAAGAAACCAGAGATTGACATTtacagtgaggagggagagaagcca ACGGACTTTGTCGGGGACATTGAGTTCCGAGGGATCCACTTTGCGTACCCGACCCGTCAGAACGTGAAGGTTCTCCAGGGGTTGAGCGTGTCAGTGGGGCCTGGTCAGACCCTGGCCCTGGTCGGGGAGAGTGGCTGTGGGAAAAGCACCTCCATACAACTACTGGAGCGCTTCTATAGCCCTGCTGAAGGACAAGTG TTAGTGGATGGGTTGGATACTAAGTCCCTGAACCTGTCGTGGCTGAGGTCTCAGCTGGGCCTGGTGTCCCAGGAGCCCATCCTGTTCGACTGCAGCATCTCAGAGAACATCCAGTACGGGGACAACAGCAGAGAGGTCTCCCAGGATGAGATAGAGGAGGCAGCCAAGAACGCCAACATCCATGACTTCATCATGGGCCTGCCAGAG AAATACAATACCAGGGTTGGGGACAAGGGGACGCAGATGTctggaggtcagaaacagaggaTAGCCATCGCCAGAGCACTGGTCAGGCAGCCTAAAGTACTGCTGCTGGATGAAGCCACTTCCGCCCTGGACACAGAGAGTGAGAAG atTGTCCAACAGGCCTTAGACGCCGCCCGGCAGGGCCGCACCTGCATCGTGATCGCCCACCGCCTGTCTACCATCCAGAACGCAGACCAGATAGCGGTAATTCAGTATGGTCAGGTGACAGAGCAGGGTACACATACTGACCTCATGGCTAAAGGGGGGGCTTACTATGCCCTGGTCAACGCACAGGTCACCCACTAA
- the LOC139573055 gene encoding ATP-dependent translocase ABCB1-like isoform X5 — protein sequence MGREDGDMPDSLPTIPEGYPNLAFHEDTKPQERMTEGQPTVDTERKPKKGLGKKKEPAKAVGFFQLFRYATGCEVLLMIIGLLCAALHGIALPLMCVVFGQMTDSFVQSGQQLNLTANFTVEEISALLNSTDGCIQIPGVDIQALMTRHAYYFIGIGCAVFLLGTFQVMLFLLTATKQTKRIREKYFHAILHQQMSWFDTHQIGVLNVRLTDDINTINEGLGDKICVFVQFFCTFLSGFIIGFIFGWKLTLVILAVSPLLAGSAAVWSKILATLTSKELSAYAKAGAVAEEILVAIRTVVAFNGQKKAVERYENNLEDAKNFGIKKAITTNVAMGFTQFVIFGTYALAFWYGTKLSVDEPENYTIGKTITVFFSVMIGSFSLGQGAPNLEAIAKARGAAYEVYNTIDQPRPIDSSSKEGHKPDCVKGDIEFKNIHFSYPSRKDVKILQGVNLTVPRGKTIALVGASGCGKSTTIQLLQRFYDPDSGEITLDGRDIRTLNVKWLRENMGIVSQEPVLFGTTIAENIRYGREDATDEDIERAVREANAYDFISKLPDKLNTMVGERGAQLSGGQKQRIAIARALVKNPKILLLDEATSALDTQSESVVQAALDKARAGRTTIVIAHRLSTIRTADVIAGFSNGEVVEQGTHRELMAKKGVYYSLVMQQSQGKPEEDEEDPVEEDNPPKYEDLDDVLYDSSDMDELEVVNEEGIENGGFERNSISSGRVEMKPTRRKSKKSKKDKKKEKKPEEAPDIPFTRILALNKPEWPYMLVGTLSSLVGGAVYPCVAIIFAKIIGVFSEVDPEVKRQKTMMFSLLFLLIGGVAFVTYFLKGYMFGKSGELLTMRLRRQVFHAMMRQEIGWFDDNNNAVGVLTTRLATDASLVKGATGSRLGLATNTVCALTIAIVVAFIHSWQLTLLILACVPFLIGANIIQMRATAGHASKDQGALEQSGKISTETVENFKTVVGLTREDVFFHKFMDSLERPYQNGLVKAPIYGLTFAVAQAIPYMVNAAIFRFGSWLIAHCHTEYENVFLVFSVIIFAAMNIGESASFAPDFAKAKAAAGRILGLLEKKPEIDIYSEEGEKPTDFVGDIEFRGIHFAYPTRQNVKVLQGLSVSVGPGQTLALVGESGCGKSTSIQLLERFYSPAEGQVLVDGLDTKSLNLSWLRSQLGLVSQEPILFDCSISENIQYGDNSREVSQDEIEEAAKNANIHDFIMGLPEKYNTRVGDKGTQMSGGQKQRIAIARALVRQPKVLLLDEATSALDTESEKIVQQALDAARQGRTCIVIAHRLSTIQNADQIAVIQYGQVTEQGTHTDLMAKGGAYYALVNAQVTH from the exons atggggagagaggatggggacaTGCCAGACTCTCTACCAACCATCCCTGAGG GCTACCCCAACCTGGCCTTCCATGAGGATACGAAGCCTCAGGAGCGGATGACAGAGGGGCAGCCAACTGTTGACACGGAGCGCAAGCCAAAGAAGGGCCTCGG GAAGAAAAAAGAACCAGCAAAAGCAGTGGGATTTTTCCAGTTG TTCCGCTATGCTACTGGGTGTGAGGTGCTCCTAATGATAATCGGCCTGCTATGTGCTGCTCTCCACGGGATAGCCCTGCCCCTTATGTGTGTTGTGTTTGGACAGATGACCGACAGCTTTGTACAAAGTGGACAGCAGCTCAACCTTACAG CCAATTTCACTGTGGAGGAGATCAGCGCTTTATTGAACTCAACTGACGGATGTATTCAAATTCCTGGAGTGGATATACAGGCTCTAATGACTCG ACATGCCTATTACTTCATCGGGATCGGTTGTGCTGTGTTCCTGCTGGGGACCTTTCAGGTGATGTTGTTCTTGCTGACAgccaccaaacagaccaaacggATCCGGGAGAAATACTTCCATGCCATCCTCCACCAACAGATGTCCTGGTTTGATACACACCAGATAGGAGTTCTCAACGTCAGGTTGACAGA TGACATCAACACAATCAACGAAGGCCTTGGAGACAAGATCTGTGTGTTCGTGCAGTTCTTCTGCACCTTCTTGTCAGGGTTCATCATTGGTTTCATCTTCGGCTGGAAGCTGACACTCGTCATCCTGGCCGTCAGTCCTCTCCTGGCAGGATCAGCTGCCGTCTGGTCCAAA ATACTTGCCACCCTGACCAGTAAGGAGCTGTCTGCCTATGCCAAAGCAGGGGCGGTAGCTGAAGAGATACTGGTGGCTATCAGGACAGTTGTGGCTTTCAATGGGCAGAAGAAAGCTGTGGAAAG GTATGAAAACAACTTGGAGGATGCTAAGAACTTTGGAATAAAGAAGGCCATCACCACTAACGTGGCCATGGGCTTCACCCAGTTTGTCATATTTGGGACGTACGCCTTGGCTTTCTGGTACGGGACCAAGCTCTCTGTAGACGAGCCTGAAAACTACACCATTGGAAAAACCATTACA GTCTTCTTCTCAGTGATGATTGGGTCGTTCTCTTTGGGCCAGGGTGCGCCTAACTTGGAAGCCATCGCCAAAGCCCGGGGTGCTGCCTATGAAGTCTACAATACCATTGACCAG CCGCGGCCCATAGACAGCAGTTCAAAGGAAGGTCACAAACCAGACTGTGTGAAAGGAGACATTGAATTCAAGAACATCCACTTCAGCTACCCCTCCAGGAAAGATGTCAAA ATTCTTCAGGGAGTGAATCTGACAGTGCCTCGTGGGAAGACCATAGCTCTGGTTGGAGCCAGTGGATGTGGGAAGAGCACCACCATTCAGCTGCTGCAGCGCTTTTATGATCCAGACTCAGGAGAG ATTACCCTGGATGGTCGGGACATCCGGACCCTGAATGTGAAGTGGCTGAGGGAGAATATGGGTATCGTCAGTCAGGAACCTGTGCTATTCGGAACAACCATCGCAGAAAACATCCGCTATGGCAGAGAGGATGCCACAGATGAGGACATCGAACGGGCCGTGAGAGAGGCCAACGCATACGACTTCATCTCCAAACTCCCCGAT AAGCTGAACACCATGGTGGGGGAGCGGGGAGCCCAGCTCAGTGGAGGACAGAAGCAGAGGATAGCTATAgcccgggccctggtcaaaaacccGAAGATCCTCCTGCTGGACGAGGCCACATCCGCCCTGGACACCCAGAGTGAGTCGGTTGTCCAGGCCGCTCTGGATAAG GCCAGGGCAGGCCGCACCACGATAGTGATCGCCCACCGCCTGTCCACCATCAGAACAGCTGACGTGATCGCTGGCTTCAGCAACGGAGAGGTGGTGGAGCAGGGAACACACAGGGAACTCATGGCCAAGAAGGGGGTCTACTACTCTCTGGTCATGCAGCAG AGTCAAGGGAAGccagaggaagatgaagaggacCCTGTGGAAGAGGATAACCCTCCTAAATATGAGGATCTAGATGATGTCCTATATGACTCATCTGACATGGATGAGCTGGAAGTGGTAAACGAGGAAGGAATAGAAAACGGCGGCTTTGAAAGGAACTCAATCAGCAGTGGCCGTGTGGAAATGAAACCGACCAGGAGGAAATCTAAGAAGTCCAAGAAAGACAAGAAG AAGGAAAAGAAACCAGAGGAAGCTCCAGACATCCCCTTCACCAGAATCCTGGCCTTGAACAAGCCCGAGTGGCCGTACATGTTGGTAGGAACCCTGTCTAGCTTGGTGGGGGGAGCCGTTTATCCCTGTGTCGCCATCATCTTCGCCAAGATCATTGGA GTGTTTTCCGAGGTTGACCCGGAAGTCAAACGACAGAAAACCATGATGTTTTCCCTGCTCTTCCTTCTCATCGGAGGAGTGGCTTTTGTCACCTACTTCCTAAAG GGTTACATGTTTGGAAAATCAGGAGAGCTTCTTACCATGAGGCTGAGGAGGCAGGTATTCCATGCCATGATGAGACAG GAGATTGGATGGTTTGATGACAACAACAATGCAGTGGGAGTTCTAACCACCAGATTGGCCACAGATGCATCTCTGGTTAAAGGG GCGACTGGGTCTAGGTTGGGTCTGGCCACCAACACAGTCTGTGCTCTCACCATCGCCATTGTGGTGGCCTTCATCCACAGCTGGCAGCTCACCCTCCTCATCCTCGCCTGTGTGCCCTTCCTCATTGGAGCCAACATCATTCAGATGAGGGCCACGGCAGGCCACGCCTCCAAAGACCAGGGTGCCCTGGAGCAGTCTGGGAAG ATATCTACTGAGACCGTTGAAAACTTCAAGACAGTAGTTGGATTGACACGGGAGGACGTCTTCTTTCACAAGTTCATGGACAGTCTAGAAAGACCATACCA GAACGGTTTGGTGAAGGCTCCCATCTACGGACTAACATTTGCCGTTGCCCAAGCAATCCCTTACATGGTCAATGCTGCAATCTTCCGCTTTGGGTCCTGGCTTATTGCTCACTGTCACACAGAATATGAAAATGTTTTCCT TGTGTTTTCTGTCATCATATTTGCTGCCATGAACATAGGAGAATCAGCATCTTTTGCTCCTGACTTTGCCAAAGCGAAAGCAGCTGCAGGGAGAATTCTTGGCTTGTTGGAGAAGAAACCAGAGATTGACATTtacagtgaggagggagagaagcca ACGGACTTTGTCGGGGACATTGAGTTCCGAGGGATCCACTTTGCGTACCCGACCCGTCAGAACGTGAAGGTTCTCCAGGGGTTGAGCGTGTCAGTGGGGCCTGGTCAGACCCTGGCCCTGGTCGGGGAGAGTGGCTGTGGGAAAAGCACCTCCATACAACTACTGGAGCGCTTCTATAGCCCTGCTGAAGGACAAGTG TTAGTGGATGGGTTGGATACTAAGTCCCTGAACCTGTCGTGGCTGAGGTCTCAGCTGGGCCTGGTGTCCCAGGAGCCCATCCTGTTCGACTGCAGCATCTCAGAGAACATCCAGTACGGGGACAACAGCAGAGAGGTCTCCCAGGATGAGATAGAGGAGGCAGCCAAGAACGCCAACATCCATGACTTCATCATGGGCCTGCCAGAG AAATACAATACCAGGGTTGGGGACAAGGGGACGCAGATGTctggaggtcagaaacagaggaTAGCCATCGCCAGAGCACTGGTCAGGCAGCCTAAAGTACTGCTGCTGGATGAAGCCACTTCCGCCCTGGACACAGAGAGTGAGAAG atTGTCCAACAGGCCTTAGACGCCGCCCGGCAGGGCCGCACCTGCATCGTGATCGCCCACCGCCTGTCTACCATCCAGAACGCAGACCAGATAGCGGTAATTCAGTATGGTCAGGTGACAGAGCAGGGTACACATACTGACCTCATGGCTAAAGGGGGGGCTTACTATGCCCTGGTCAACGCACAGGTCACCCACTAA